In the genome of Candidatus Deferrimicrobium sp., one region contains:
- a CDS encoding 4Fe-4S dicluster domain-containing protein, giving the protein MDFERCKACELCVPACPKDCIGMGTDINRQGYASAVFARPDDCTGCAICAETCPDACILVWR; this is encoded by the coding sequence ATCGATTTCGAGCGGTGCAAGGCGTGCGAACTTTGCGTTCCCGCCTGCCCGAAGGATTGCATCGGGATGGGCACGGACATCAACCGGCAGGGATACGCGTCCGCCGTCTTCGCGCGTCCCGACGACTGCACGGGGTGCGCGATCTGCGCCGAGACGTGTCCCGACGCGTGCATCCTGGTGTGGCGATGA